Sequence from the Sphingomonas sp. KR3-1 genome:
AAGCCGATCGCCGAGCAGCCGAGCCGCAGCGCATCGTCGACGCCGCCGGTCACCGCCTGGTTCGCCGCGGTCGCCCAGCTGTTCGAGCTGTTGACCTTGAGGATCGTCGGGATCTGGCCGGCAAAGGTGTCGGCGCCCGCCTCGATCATGCCGAGCGGCGCGGCATAGGCGCTGAGGCCCGCATCGATCGCCAGCTGGTAATGGTAATGCGGGTCATAGGCCGCCGGGTTCACCGCGAAGCTGCGCGCCGGGCCGTGCTCGAAGCCCTGGTCGACGGGCAGGATGATCATCTTGCCCGTGCCGCCCAGGCGGCCCTGCATCAGGATGCGGGCGAGGTTCGCCTTTACGCCGGGATTATCGGACTCGTAGTTCGCGAGAATGGCTTTGACGGCCGGGGTGATCGACATTTTTGTCCCCTGATTCGTGTAGTGCAGCACCGCCCCTATCGACCCGTTCCGCAGGCGTGAAGGCTGACAACGCTGCCACCGATCACCCATTTGCGCTTGCCTTTGCTGCGGTGCAGCGCTTGAGCGGACGGATGAGCGAACCCGACACGCATGATCTCGGCCCCGGCCTCACGCTTCTGATGGCCGCAGCCTGTGGGCTGATGGTCGCCAATCTCTATTATGCGCAGACGCTGATCGACGCGATCGGGCCCGATATCGGCCTGTCGGCGGGGCTCGCCGGCGCGATCGTGACGCTCACCCAGCTCGGCTATGGCATCGGGCTGGCGCTGATCGTGCCGCTGTCGGACCTGTACGAGAACAAGCGGCTGATCCTGCTTGCAACCGCCGGCGCGATCCTGGGCAATCTCGGCATCGCCTTCGCCAAGGGGCCGGAGATCTTCCTCGCCGCCTCGCTGCTCACCGGCGTGTGCTCGGTCGGCGCGCAGATCCTGGTGCCGATGGCGGCGCATCTCAGCAGCGAGCAGCGCCAGGGCCGCACGATCGGCCTGGTGATGAGCGGGCTGCTCACCGGCATCATGCTCTCGCGCCCCTTCGCCAGCTTCGTGGCCGAGGTCGCCGGCTGGCGCGCGGTGTTCCTGCTCTCCGCCGGGATCATGGCGATGACCGGCGCGGCGTTGCTGTTCTGGCTCCCGCGCCGCCAGCCGCGGACCGGTCTCCACTATCGCGCGATCCTCGCCTCGCTGGTCGAGCTCCTGCGCAAGCATAGCCAGCTCCGCCTGCGCGCGATCTACCAGTCGCTGCTGTTCCTTGCCTTCAACCTGTTCTGGACCGCCGCGCCGCTGGTGCTGATCCACCGCTTCCATCTCGGGCACGGCGGCGTCGCGCTGTTCGCGCTGGCGGGCGCCGGCGGCGCGCTGGCCGCGCCGATCGCCGGGCAGCTGGCCGACAAGGGCAAGGCGAAGCTCACCACGGCCTGCGCGCTGGCGCTGCTCGCGCTGTCCTTCCTCGCGGCGGACTGGGTGGTGGCGCTGGGCAGCGTGATCGCCTTCGCGGTCACCGCGGTGCTGATCGACGCGGCGGTGCAGCTCAACCAGATCTCGGGCCAGCGGATCATCTTCAGCCTCGATCCGCATGCGCGCGGCCGGATCAACGCGATCTACATGACGATCATGTTCGTGGTCGGCGCGCTCGGCTCGCTGGTCGGCTCGGCGAGCTACGCGACGGGCGGCTGGCCGCTCGCCGCGCTGATCGGCGCCGGCATCGGCGCGCTGCTTCTCGCCATTTTCGTGCTTTTTGATCGCCGCGCCCCGGCTTGACGCTGTCCCCCCGCCCGCGACAGGATGCGCCGGGGCACAAGGGGGACAGGATCATGAGAAGCGGCATCTTCGCACTGGCGGCACTGGCCCTGCTCGGCGCGGCACCTGCGCCGAAGCCGCTGCCGATGTTCGCCTCGGTCAAGGTCGGCCAGCCCGCCCCGCCCTTCACGCTGCGGCTGATCAAGGGCGGCAAGGTCTCGCTCGACGAGCTGCGCGGCAACGTCATCGTGCTCAACTTCTGGGCGACCTGGTGCGTGCCGTGCCGCAAGGAGCTGCCGACGCTCGACACCTATTACAAGCTGCGCAAGGACGCAGGCCTGCGCGTCTACGCGGTCACCACCGAGGATTCGGTGCCTGCCTTCAAGCTCAAGGGGCTGTTCGACGTGATGACCATCGAGCCGGTCCGCGCGATCAAGGGCCCCTATGACGTGCTCGACAACGGCGTGCCGACCAACATCGTGATCGATCGCAAGGGCGTGGTCCGCTACGCCAAGGCCGGCGCGTTCGATCTCGACGACTTGAACGCGACACTGATCCCGCTGCTCAACGAACGGCCCTGATCCGCCCTAGTGGACGGTGGCGAGGCTCCGTGCCGGGGCACCGCGCGCCGGGCTGGTACTCTCTACCTTGAACCGCGCGGCCTGGGCCGCGAGCTGCGTCACTTCGTTCGACAGCGAGCGCGAGGCGGCGGAGGTTTCCTCGACCATCGCGGCATTCTGCTGGGTGGTGCGGTCCATCGATCCGATCGCGCCGTTGATCTCGGCGATCGCGCTCGCCTGGACGGCATTGTCCGCCGCCATCCCGTCGACCAGCGCATGGACTTCGCCGACGCCGTCGCAGATCCCCGCCAGCGCGCCGTCGACGCGCTCCACCGCCGCCACCGCGGCATGGATGTCGGTCTGGGTGACGGTCAGCTGGTCGCGGGCACGCTTGGCCTCTTCCTCGGCGCGCATCGCGAGCGCGGAGACGAGATCGGCGACGACC
This genomic interval carries:
- a CDS encoding MFS transporter; translated protein: MSEPDTHDLGPGLTLLMAAACGLMVANLYYAQTLIDAIGPDIGLSAGLAGAIVTLTQLGYGIGLALIVPLSDLYENKRLILLATAGAILGNLGIAFAKGPEIFLAASLLTGVCSVGAQILVPMAAHLSSEQRQGRTIGLVMSGLLTGIMLSRPFASFVAEVAGWRAVFLLSAGIMAMTGAALLFWLPRRQPRTGLHYRAILASLVELLRKHSQLRLRAIYQSLLFLAFNLFWTAAPLVLIHRFHLGHGGVALFALAGAGGALAAPIAGQLADKGKAKLTTACALALLALSFLAADWVVALGSVIAFAVTAVLIDAAVQLNQISGQRIIFSLDPHARGRINAIYMTIMFVVGALGSLVGSASYATGGWPLAALIGAGIGALLLAIFVLFDRRAPA
- a CDS encoding TlpA disulfide reductase family protein, with the translated sequence MRSGIFALAALALLGAAPAPKPLPMFASVKVGQPAPPFTLRLIKGGKVSLDELRGNVIVLNFWATWCVPCRKELPTLDTYYKLRKDAGLRVYAVTTEDSVPAFKLKGLFDVMTIEPVRAIKGPYDVLDNGVPTNIVIDRKGVVRYAKAGAFDLDDLNATLIPLLNERP